A DNA window from Streptomyces canus contains the following coding sequences:
- a CDS encoding GFA family protein produces the protein MSNKFTGRCECGALTYEFSNAPEFIANCYCKDCQRSSGGVMASYFSVAQDDFKLLSGKPRSYPYVADSGNTLERNFCPDCGARVFTDKLSGFPGQVFVMLGSLDDPESVKPPLMEIFTARRISWTAALDVPQYPARPDADPQSTVGRMPGGCG, from the coding sequence GTGTCCAACAAGTTCACGGGACGCTGCGAGTGCGGCGCCCTCACATACGAGTTCAGCAACGCACCCGAATTCATCGCGAACTGCTATTGCAAGGACTGTCAGAGATCGTCTGGCGGCGTCATGGCGTCCTACTTCAGCGTCGCCCAGGACGACTTCAAGCTCCTGAGCGGAAAGCCGCGTTCCTATCCCTATGTGGCCGACAGCGGGAACACGCTGGAACGCAACTTCTGCCCTGATTGCGGAGCCCGGGTCTTCACCGACAAGCTTTCGGGATTCCCGGGCCAGGTGTTCGTGATGCTCGGCAGCCTCGACGACCCTGAAAGCGTCAAGCCGCCGCTCATGGAGATCTTCACGGCGCGCCGCATCTCCTGGACCGCAGCGCTCGACGTACCGCAGTACCCCGCTCGTCCCGACGCAGACCCGCAGTCCACAGTGGGGCGTATGCCGGGGGGCTGCGGCTGA
- the nhaA gene encoding Na+/H+ antiporter NhaA, giving the protein MTGQTGCGTKPRSPLRAFMHTETGSAVALLAATAAALVWANIAPGAYDTWWHTQVSLRFGQAGITLDLRDWVNSGLMALFFFVVGLEARREFDLGELRERRRLALPFIAGLSGMLVPIALFLAVNAGQTSVHGWGTAMSTDTAFALGILAVFGDRLPGRLRVFLLTVAVADDFLALVVIAVAYSGPLDLPALAAAFAVLAALLALRLAGVRISAVYALLSLVLWGALLQSGVDPVVSGLIMGLLTYAHPAERQALENVSGLFRRFREQPTAELERTLRRGLSSTMSPNERLQRMFHPWTSFVIVPVFALANAGITVSADQLTDAATSPLTLGIVLAYVAGKPIGIFATTWLAVRVGRGRLRPPVGWGAVAAGGSLAGVGFTVSLLIADLAFTGVQLEEAKIGILAAVICSFILTWLATRLLALLPPRRRARALLGEEQTIVDLVEPVDAERDHIRGPLDAPVTLVEYGDFECPYCGLAEPVVRELLAAFGDEVRYVWRHLPLSDVHPNAQLAAEAAEAATLQGGYWQMHDMLLTHQGALQLKHLLAYAEQIGLDSDRFRNDLRNRVGAERVAEDLESADLSGVSGTPTFFVNGRHHYGAYDIATLSAAVRTARAQAALGYRSGSLSQ; this is encoded by the coding sequence ATGACCGGGCAGACCGGCTGTGGCACCAAACCTCGCAGCCCGCTGCGCGCCTTCATGCATACCGAGACCGGCAGTGCCGTCGCCCTGCTGGCGGCCACCGCCGCAGCACTGGTGTGGGCCAACATCGCGCCAGGCGCATATGACACGTGGTGGCACACTCAGGTATCCCTGCGGTTCGGTCAGGCCGGTATCACCCTGGACCTGCGGGACTGGGTGAACAGTGGGCTGATGGCCCTGTTCTTCTTTGTCGTGGGCCTCGAAGCCCGGCGCGAGTTCGACCTCGGTGAGCTACGCGAACGCCGGCGGCTGGCCCTGCCGTTCATCGCTGGCCTCAGCGGCATGCTCGTCCCCATCGCTCTCTTCCTCGCCGTCAACGCGGGCCAGACCTCGGTGCACGGCTGGGGCACCGCCATGTCCACCGACACGGCGTTCGCGCTCGGTATCCTCGCCGTCTTCGGCGACCGGCTGCCCGGCCGCCTCCGCGTCTTCCTGCTCACGGTCGCAGTCGCCGACGATTTCCTCGCCCTGGTGGTCATTGCGGTCGCCTACAGCGGGCCCCTCGATCTTCCCGCCCTAGCCGCCGCATTTGCAGTGCTTGCCGCGCTCCTGGCGCTGCGCCTGGCCGGTGTGCGGATCTCGGCCGTCTATGCGCTGTTGTCCCTGGTGCTGTGGGGAGCACTGCTGCAGTCCGGGGTGGATCCCGTGGTCAGTGGTCTCATCATGGGCTTGTTGACCTACGCGCACCCGGCCGAGCGACAGGCCTTGGAGAACGTCAGCGGCCTGTTCCGGCGCTTTCGTGAGCAACCGACAGCGGAACTGGAACGCACCCTGCGCCGCGGGCTGTCCTCGACGATGTCCCCCAACGAACGACTCCAACGGATGTTCCATCCCTGGACGAGCTTCGTCATCGTTCCGGTCTTCGCGCTGGCCAATGCCGGCATCACCGTCAGTGCCGACCAACTCACCGACGCCGCCACCTCCCCCCTGACCCTGGGGATCGTGCTCGCATACGTAGCGGGCAAGCCCATCGGTATCTTCGCCACCACCTGGCTCGCGGTGCGCGTCGGCCGGGGCCGCCTGCGCCCGCCGGTCGGCTGGGGTGCCGTCGCCGCCGGCGGCAGCCTGGCGGGAGTCGGCTTCACCGTGTCGCTGCTGATCGCCGACCTCGCCTTCACCGGCGTCCAACTCGAAGAGGCGAAAATCGGCATCCTGGCTGCCGTCATCTGCTCGTTCATCCTCACCTGGCTGGCCACCCGGCTGCTGGCACTGCTTCCTCCGCGGCGGCGGGCCCGTGCACTGCTCGGCGAGGAGCAGACGATCGTCGACCTCGTCGAACCGGTGGATGCCGAGCGCGACCACATCCGCGGACCCCTCGACGCGCCGGTCACGCTCGTCGAGTACGGCGACTTCGAGTGCCCCTACTGCGGCCTGGCGGAACCGGTGGTGCGCGAACTGCTCGCCGCTTTCGGCGACGAGGTGCGTTACGTCTGGAGGCATCTGCCCCTGTCGGACGTCCACCCCAACGCCCAGCTGGCGGCCGAGGCGGCCGAAGCCGCCACACTGCAGGGCGGGTACTGGCAGATGCACGACATGCTGTTGACCCACCAGGGTGCCCTCCAGCTCAAGCACCTGCTGGCCTACGCGGAGCAGATCGGGCTGGACAGCGATCGGTTCCGCAACGACCTGCGAAATCGGGTGGGCGCCGAGCGGGTTGCCGAAGATTTGGAGTCCGCGGACCTCAGTGGTGTCTCAGGGACACCGACATTCTTCGTCAACGGCCGTCACCACTACGGCGCCTACGACATCGCCACCCTGTCGGCCGCAGTACGCACCGCCCGGGCACAGGCTGCGCTGGGCTATCGAAGCGGCTCGCTGTCTCAGTGA
- a CDS encoding ISAzo13 family transposase — MAITDEMLSQLDCRFAVLLPHLNERQRRLAVAAEARLLGHGGVRAAARAAAVSETTVRRGITELEAGSGPLPGGRIRADGGGRKPVEEVDPGLVNALMALVEPDERGDPESPLRWTTKSLRHLAEELTRQGHPVSAPTVGRLLKQAGFSLQGNAKTLEGTQHPDRDAQFHYLNEQVKRHQAAGEPVISVDTKKREQIGRLPMAGREWRPKGDPVRVEDHHFFFSGPNVEQAIPYGIYDIAHNTGWVNVGVDHDTSTFAVESIRRWWKARGHDDHPHATRLLITADAGGSNGYRYRVWKSELAALAAETGLAITVCHFPPGTSKWNKIEHRLFSHITHNWRGRPLTSHDVVIETIAATRTRAGLRIEARLDPGDYPTGIAISKDRFAALPLVKHEVHGQWNYTLLPEPASAQAQPAVGEAHGVADRRHSLLARLADPRLTGLSSTQLADLCVELAPLQAARAQERYSEQRGGRARRATGKLRGSKPVFDDAARVILTLLYQRQVCSMKLLSDMLEVTPNCIGHLVAETRRVLEDHGHQPGYAPTRFTTEAELLAFLDTATTPPRTQIMESLSHPRLTGMSHEGLDTLARRLAPRQLAQIERASYQRRGADRQPGSRGGIFPQKIGDKERVILAVLYLRKLCTLDVLADALGDVSRSLIGNVVREIRPLLMEAGHLPPPATTRYRTAADLLAAAHSEDDTPTG; from the coding sequence ATGGCGATCACGGACGAGATGCTGTCCCAACTCGACTGCCGTTTCGCGGTGTTGCTGCCCCATCTCAACGAGAGGCAGCGGCGTCTCGCGGTGGCGGCCGAGGCACGACTGCTGGGCCACGGCGGGGTGCGCGCCGCCGCCCGGGCAGCGGCCGTCAGCGAGACCACCGTGCGCCGGGGGATCACGGAACTGGAAGCCGGCAGCGGGCCGCTGCCCGGTGGGCGCATCCGTGCCGACGGCGGAGGCCGTAAACCGGTCGAGGAGGTCGACCCCGGCCTGGTGAACGCGCTGATGGCCCTGGTCGAGCCTGATGAGCGCGGTGATCCGGAATCCCCGCTGCGGTGGACGACGAAGTCGCTGCGTCACCTGGCCGAGGAACTGACCAGGCAGGGGCACCCGGTCTCCGCGCCGACGGTGGGTCGTCTGCTCAAACAGGCCGGTTTCAGCCTGCAGGGCAACGCCAAGACTCTCGAAGGCACCCAACACCCCGACCGCGACGCCCAGTTTCATTACCTCAACGAGCAGGTCAAACGGCACCAGGCGGCAGGCGAGCCGGTGATCAGCGTTGACACCAAGAAGCGTGAGCAGATCGGACGCCTGCCCATGGCTGGACGCGAGTGGCGTCCGAAGGGCGACCCGGTGCGGGTCGAGGACCATCACTTCTTCTTCAGCGGTCCGAACGTCGAGCAGGCGATCCCGTACGGAATCTACGACATCGCCCACAACACCGGCTGGGTCAACGTCGGGGTCGACCACGACACCTCTACCTTCGCCGTGGAGTCGATCCGCCGCTGGTGGAAGGCTCGCGGGCACGATGACCATCCGCACGCCACCCGGCTACTGATCACCGCGGACGCCGGCGGCTCCAACGGCTACCGCTACCGGGTCTGGAAGAGCGAGCTGGCCGCCCTGGCCGCCGAGACCGGCCTGGCGATCACGGTCTGCCACTTCCCGCCGGGCACTTCGAAGTGGAACAAGATCGAGCACCGGCTGTTCTCCCACATCACTCACAACTGGCGTGGTCGCCCTCTGACCAGCCACGATGTCGTCATCGAGACGATTGCCGCCACCCGGACCCGGGCCGGACTGCGTATCGAGGCCCGCCTGGACCCCGGCGACTACCCCACAGGCATCGCGATCAGCAAGGACCGCTTCGCCGCCCTGCCCCTGGTCAAGCATGAGGTGCACGGCCAGTGGAACTACACCCTGCTGCCTGAACCCGCCTCGGCGCAGGCCCAGCCCGCTGTCGGTGAGGCGCACGGCGTCGCCGACCGGCGCCACTCACTCCTGGCCCGTCTGGCCGACCCGCGGCTGACAGGACTGAGTAGCACACAACTCGCCGACTTGTGCGTCGAGTTGGCCCCACTCCAGGCCGCGCGGGCTCAAGAACGCTACAGCGAACAGCGCGGCGGACGCGCCCGTCGGGCTACCGGCAAACTGCGCGGCAGCAAGCCGGTGTTCGACGACGCGGCCCGGGTGATACTCACCCTCCTCTACCAGCGGCAGGTCTGCTCGATGAAGCTGCTGAGCGACATGCTGGAGGTCACCCCCAACTGCATCGGCCACCTCGTCGCCGAAACCCGGCGCGTCCTGGAAGACCACGGTCACCAGCCCGGATACGCCCCCACCCGCTTCACCACCGAGGCCGAGCTGCTGGCCTTCCTCGACACGGCAACGACTCCGCCGCGCACCCAGATCATGGAGAGCCTGTCCCATCCGCGCCTGACCGGCATGTCCCATGAGGGCCTCGACACACTCGCCCGGCGCCTCGCCCCACGCCAACTCGCTCAGATCGAACGCGCCTCCTACCAGCGCCGGGGCGCCGACCGCCAGCCGGGCAGCCGCGGCGGCATCTTCCCCCAGAAGATCGGCGACAAAGAACGCGTCATCCTCGCCGTCCTCTACCTGCGCAAGCTCTGCACCCTGGACGTCCTCGCCGACGCGCTGGGCGACGTGAGCCGGTCCTTGATCGGCAACGTCGTCCGTGAGATCCGACCCCTGCTCATGGAAGCCGGGCACCTCCCGCCACCGGCCACCACCCGCTACCGCACCGCCGCCGACCTCCTCGCAGCAGCACACAGCGAAGACGACACACCGACAGGTTGA